Proteins from a genomic interval of Prevotella sp. E13-27:
- a CDS encoding DUF6452 family protein, whose amino-acid sequence MKLKKLKKLMKLKGLAVLLVICAVACTSIECPVQNRVLSVYAVEDTLKDTLTILTTRKNRKDTILLNSSQNTTKFSLPMSYQNSVDTLIFKTTRLVATDTVWVEKTNMAHFESVDCGMSYFHDIKSVRSTHVGIDTITITKSFVDYDNKTSHLSIRFKSRN is encoded by the coding sequence ATGAAGTTAAAGAAGTTAAAGAAGTTAATGAAGTTAAAGGGCTTGGCTGTTCTGCTTGTCATCTGTGCTGTGGCATGCACTTCGATAGAGTGTCCTGTGCAGAACAGGGTGCTTAGTGTGTATGCCGTGGAGGACACGCTGAAGGACACGCTGACCATACTGACCACTCGCAAGAATAGAAAAGATACGATACTCTTAAACTCGAGCCAAAACACCACAAAGTTCTCGTTGCCAATGAGTTATCAGAATAGTGTCGATACGCTGATATTCAAGACTACACGCCTCGTGGCTACTGACACTGTGTGGGTGGAGAAGACAAACATGGCGCACTTTGAGTCAGTGGATTGTGGCATGTCCTATTTCCACGACATCAAGTCGGTGCGCTCCACACATGTGGGTATTGACACTATAACAATCACTAAATCGTTTGTCGATTATGACAATAAGACCTCGCATCTCAGCATCCGTTTCAAGAGCCGCAATTAG
- a CDS encoding DUF6048 family protein, protein MTIRPRISASVSRAAISLLLMAASCVGVSAQSVWRLEKDTIPLFRGFAVSFDLAGFAQMQLGTYGQYEGALRLNLHDQYFPIVELGLGRANHEDDEVTGISYKTSAPYFRVGADVNIMNNKHTGNRVFVGLRYGYTNYKVDIHHATFADPTWGWDTTYDVSGAKCNQHWGEILFGLDAKVYGPLHIGWSGRYRFRLSHKDGEMGKTWYVPGYGIQDSSVLGYSFYVSFDI, encoded by the coding sequence ATGACAATAAGACCTCGCATCTCAGCATCCGTTTCAAGAGCCGCAATTAGTCTGCTGCTCATGGCTGCCAGCTGTGTGGGAGTTAGTGCACAGAGCGTGTGGCGGCTGGAAAAGGACACCATACCATTGTTCCGTGGCTTCGCCGTGTCGTTTGACCTGGCAGGCTTCGCTCAGATGCAGCTGGGCACCTACGGACAGTATGAGGGTGCCCTCAGGCTGAACCTTCATGACCAGTATTTCCCCATTGTGGAGCTGGGTCTTGGCAGGGCTAACCATGAGGATGACGAGGTGACGGGCATATCATATAAGACCAGTGCGCCTTATTTCCGTGTGGGTGCCGATGTTAATATTATGAACAACAAGCACACAGGCAACCGTGTGTTCGTGGGTCTGCGCTATGGCTACACCAACTATAAGGTGGACATACACCATGCAACGTTTGCTGACCCCACATGGGGATGGGACACCACCTACGACGTAAGCGGGGCGAAGTGCAACCAGCACTGGGGAGAGATTCTCTTCGGACTCGACGCGAAGGTCTATGGTCCGCTGCATATAGGATGGAGTGGGCGCTACAGGTTCCGTCTCTCGCACAAGGATGGCGAAATGGGCAAGACATGGTATGTGCCTGGCTATGGCATACAAGACTCATCAGTATTAGGTTATTCATTCTATGTTTCGTTTGACATATAA
- a CDS encoding FAD:protein FMN transferase: protein MFRLTYKHIAFLLFLIAGTIYIAYQQHSMPYQKDSGFIFGTVYNISYQSDKSLKAEIEAEMKRVDAEFSMFNDSSTVSRFNRGERPRLSKMFLEVYKLAFAVNKETEGAFDITVAPLVNAWGFGFKSKIMPDGRQVDSLRAMVGMKKLTLVENDSILTKPDVRMMLDFSAIAKGYGSDCVARLLREHGVKNFMVEIGGEVVTQGISPKRLPWRIGVTKPIEDSLQTSQELQTVLNVTDRAMATSGNYRNFYYQGGRKYAHTIDPRTGYPVQHSLLSSTVLADNCAVADAYATAFMVLGFEKTKEILERHKELMAYLIYTDNDGNYDVWFSPSLKDKINE, encoded by the coding sequence ATGTTTCGTTTGACATATAAGCATATAGCATTCCTGCTGTTTCTGATAGCTGGTACGATATACATTGCGTATCAGCAGCACTCCATGCCTTATCAGAAAGACAGTGGCTTCATCTTTGGTACCGTTTACAACATTAGCTATCAGAGTGACAAGAGCCTGAAAGCAGAGATAGAGGCAGAGATGAAGCGTGTGGATGCTGAGTTCTCGATGTTTAACGACTCTTCCACAGTGAGTCGCTTCAATCGTGGCGAGCGCCCACGGCTGTCGAAGATGTTCCTTGAGGTATATAAGCTGGCTTTTGCTGTGAACAAAGAGACAGAGGGCGCTTTCGACATCACCGTTGCACCGCTGGTGAACGCATGGGGCTTCGGCTTCAAGAGCAAGATAATGCCTGACGGACGTCAGGTGGACAGCCTTCGCGCCATGGTAGGCATGAAGAAGCTGACACTCGTTGAGAACGATTCCATACTGACAAAACCCGATGTGCGCATGATGCTCGATTTCAGCGCCATTGCCAAGGGCTACGGCTCCGACTGTGTGGCGCGTCTGTTGAGAGAGCATGGCGTGAAGAACTTTATGGTGGAGATAGGCGGCGAGGTGGTCACTCAGGGCATAAGTCCGAAACGACTGCCATGGCGCATAGGCGTTACCAAGCCAATAGAAGACTCTCTCCAGACCAGTCAGGAGCTGCAGACAGTGCTCAATGTTACTGACAGGGCTATGGCCACCAGTGGCAACTATCGTAACTTCTATTACCAGGGTGGGCGCAAATATGCGCATACCATTGACCCCAGAACAGGCTATCCTGTGCAGCACAGCCTGTTGTCATCGACTGTGCTCGCTGATAACTGTGCCGTGGCCGATGCCTATGCCACAGCCTTTATGGTTCTTGGTTTCGAGAAGACAAAGGAGATTCTTGAGCGTCACAAAGAGCTGATGGCATATCTCATATATACTGACAATGACGGCAATTATGACGTGTGGTTCTCGCCATCGCTGAAAGACAAGATTAATGAGTAA
- a CDS encoding Crp/Fnr family transcriptional regulator: MSNPSTTSPVSASPSPFYEKLLQFPLFQGMSRGEMLQMTGSTRFDFRKIAAGKTVVDSGSACAELFFLVSGSVTVVTKPDDNSYSVTEQLRAPWITQPESLFGLTTRYTSRVTTAIDCQFIILSKDEVLRLFDDFLTFRLNMLNLLSMRLQQSSHRAWRRAPKTLVERLSRFFADHCLYPAGHKEFGILMKLLAQEVNDSRLDVSGALNEMQRNGLLELHRGRIVIPSLERLFM, translated from the coding sequence ATGAGTAATCCATCAACGACGTCGCCAGTATCTGCCAGTCCCTCTCCGTTCTACGAGAAGCTGTTGCAGTTTCCCTTGTTTCAGGGCATGAGTCGAGGTGAAATGCTTCAGATGACAGGAAGCACGCGCTTCGACTTCCGTAAGATTGCTGCGGGCAAGACTGTCGTTGACAGTGGCTCAGCTTGTGCAGAGCTTTTCTTCCTTGTCAGCGGGTCAGTCACTGTGGTCACTAAGCCTGATGACAACAGCTACAGCGTCACAGAGCAGTTGCGTGCCCCATGGATAACTCAGCCAGAATCGCTCTTTGGACTCACCACTCGTTACACATCGCGCGTGACAACAGCCATCGACTGTCAGTTCATCATCCTGTCAAAGGACGAGGTGCTTCGTCTCTTCGATGACTTCCTTACCTTCCGACTGAACATGCTAAACCTCTTGTCCATGCGCTTGCAGCAGAGCTCACACAGGGCGTGGCGCAGGGCTCCTAAGACTCTTGTTGAGCGCTTGTCGCGATTCTTTGCGGACCATTGCCTTTATCCTGCAGGTCACAAGGAGTTTGGCATACTGATGAAGCTGCTTGCACAGGAGGTTAACGACAGCCGACTTGATGTAAGCGGGGCTCTCAACGAGATGCAGCGCAACGGCCTCCTTGAGCTTCATCGTGGACGCATAGTCATCCCTTCGCTTGAGCGCCTGTTTATGTAG
- a CDS encoding helix-turn-helix transcriptional regulator, translated as MRIEEMQFGGMLTMALLTLTLAFLLPIRTALGNIFSRARWLMAGATSLLFIQFLLQYTLHFRAMGVTQGVFVNMLFFVPCAWQMALAVLYLQRSGKIQLHEWLSGLLGYLIIVAVLLIGGLQDGHSVLDDTPQMRTAEHIAACIYSLMQFYFCWLNFREFRRMHRMMDNFYDHDKSELLRWMERSVSLLSLSALFAPFTIFASGLPLLCYSLFIFLSMYYCIFSFICYGVSNDPQQVKDAEEMEEQEVSQEDKEHTMDSADRERMEHIVAKWMSEGGHLKSGITIQTAATEMNISRYHLSAWLKTTEQELFNPWLTHLRIEEAKRLLREHPNWSNENIAQSCGFSSRSYFQNVFRKEVGMTPTQFITANQK; from the coding sequence ATGAGGATAGAAGAGATGCAGTTTGGTGGAATGCTTACCATGGCTCTGCTCACGCTGACCTTGGCATTCCTGCTGCCCATACGAACAGCTTTGGGCAATATTTTCAGTCGTGCTCGCTGGCTTATGGCAGGTGCCACAAGTCTGCTTTTCATACAGTTCCTGCTTCAATACACGCTTCATTTCCGCGCCATGGGTGTCACTCAGGGTGTGTTTGTCAACATGCTGTTCTTCGTACCATGCGCCTGGCAGATGGCGTTGGCAGTACTCTATCTGCAGCGAAGCGGAAAGATTCAGCTTCATGAGTGGCTTTCAGGTCTCTTGGGCTATTTAATAATAGTGGCAGTACTGCTTATCGGAGGTTTGCAGGATGGTCACTCAGTGCTCGACGACACGCCCCAGATGCGCACGGCAGAACATATCGCCGCATGCATCTATTCTTTGATGCAGTTCTATTTCTGCTGGTTGAACTTCCGCGAATTCCGTAGGATGCATCGCATGATGGACAACTTCTACGACCACGACAAGAGTGAGCTGTTGCGATGGATGGAGCGTAGCGTCAGCCTGCTGTCGCTGAGTGCCCTTTTTGCACCATTCACCATCTTCGCATCGGGTTTGCCACTGCTTTGCTACTCATTGTTCATCTTCTTGAGCATGTACTATTGCATCTTCAGCTTCATCTGCTATGGTGTGAGCAACGATCCGCAACAGGTCAAGGATGCCGAAGAAATGGAAGAGCAGGAAGTTTCTCAGGAAGACAAAGAGCACACCATGGATAGTGCAGACCGTGAGCGCATGGAACATATTGTTGCAAAATGGATGAGCGAGGGTGGTCACCTGAAAAGCGGCATCACCATACAGACTGCTGCTACTGAAATGAACATCAGTCGCTATCATCTCTCAGCATGGCTCAAGACTACTGAACAGGAGCTGTTCAACCCCTGGCTTACTCATCTGCGCATAGAGGAAGCTAAGCGTCTGTTGAGGGAGCATCCTAACTGGTCCAACGAGAACATTGCCCAGTCATGCGGTTTCAGCAGTCGCAGCTATTTCCAGAATGTGTTCCGCAAAGAGGTGGGCATGACTCCCACACAGTTCATCACAGCTAACCAAAAGTAA
- a CDS encoding endonuclease/exonuclease/phosphatase family protein, which yields MRKLFMLMALFLIGTVAVQAQGKKYNVYAVGFYNLENLFDTCHDAGKNDYEYLPEGRNRWNGLKYSHKLKNMSKVLSEMGTSFLPNVGCAIIGVSEVENARCLQDLVKQPALKDRNFSFVHIEGPDKRGVDCALLYNPKFFKVRNSKLVPYVYDLEKDKDRATRGFLTVSGTLAGEHVTIVVCHWPSRGATSYYRELAGKQVKVLKDSLIKDDPNVKVIIMGDMNDDPTNKSMTTCLGCKAEINDVGPGDLYNPWYNILTKKRTGTLQYQGGWNLFDQIVMTPNMLAKGSKPDYTTLKLRQHEIFRKDYLFQKEGKYKGGMKRTHAGGAWLDGYSDHLPTIIYLMKEAK from the coding sequence ATGAGAAAGTTATTTATGTTAATGGCGCTGTTCCTTATAGGAACTGTTGCTGTACAAGCACAAGGCAAGAAATACAATGTCTATGCCGTAGGATTCTATAACCTTGAGAACCTTTTTGACACATGTCACGATGCAGGGAAAAACGACTATGAGTATCTGCCGGAAGGACGCAACCGCTGGAACGGACTGAAATATTCCCACAAACTGAAGAATATGTCGAAAGTGCTCTCAGAAATGGGGACCAGTTTCCTTCCAAATGTAGGATGTGCTATCATTGGAGTCAGCGAAGTAGAGAATGCCCGCTGTCTTCAAGACCTTGTGAAACAGCCTGCGTTGAAAGACAGAAACTTCTCATTCGTTCACATCGAAGGACCAGACAAGCGTGGCGTTGACTGTGCGTTGCTTTATAACCCGAAATTCTTCAAGGTGAGAAACTCAAAGCTTGTGCCATACGTATATGATTTGGAGAAGGACAAAGACCGCGCAACACGTGGATTCCTGACTGTAAGCGGAACATTGGCTGGCGAGCATGTCACTATTGTAGTATGTCACTGGCCCAGTCGTGGAGCAACATCATATTATCGTGAACTTGCTGGAAAACAAGTCAAGGTGCTCAAGGACTCACTCATCAAGGACGACCCTAACGTTAAGGTTATCATTATGGGCGATATGAATGATGACCCTACAAACAAAAGTATGACAACATGTCTCGGATGTAAGGCAGAGATAAATGATGTAGGCCCTGGCGACCTGTATAATCCATGGTATAACATCTTGACCAAAAAACGAACAGGTACCTTGCAGTATCAGGGCGGATGGAATCTCTTTGACCAGATTGTTATGACGCCAAACATGCTTGCTAAAGGTTCGAAGCCTGACTATACCACGTTGAAGTTAAGGCAGCATGAGATATTCAGAAAGGATTATCTTTTCCAGAAAGAAGGTAAGTATAAGGGAGGCATGAAGAGAACACATGCCGGAGGAGCATGGCTCGATGGCTACAGCGACCACCTTCCGACAATTATCTATCTCATGAAAGAAGCAAAGTAA
- the udk gene encoding uridine kinase, which translates to MTIIGIAGGTGSGKTTVVKKIASALPPHCAAVVPLDSYYNDTTGMTDEERKAINFDHPDAFDWKLLTEHIKKLKNGEAVEQPTYSYILSNRLPETIHVEPKPVIILEGIMTLHYKKLRDMMDLKIFVDTDADVRLIRNIRRDVVERGRTVEMVLDRYEKVLKPMHEQFIEPTKKFADLIIPSGGENRTGIHIVKTYIEGIVTGV; encoded by the coding sequence ATGACCATCATTGGAATAGCAGGAGGAACAGGGTCGGGCAAGACTACCGTTGTGAAGAAAATAGCAAGTGCATTGCCACCTCATTGCGCAGCTGTAGTGCCTCTCGATTCTTATTATAACGATACTACAGGAATGACGGATGAAGAAAGAAAGGCAATAAATTTCGACCATCCAGATGCGTTCGACTGGAAACTGCTGACAGAGCATATAAAGAAGCTGAAAAACGGTGAGGCAGTGGAACAGCCCACTTATTCTTACATTCTCTCAAACCGTCTGCCAGAGACAATACACGTTGAGCCCAAGCCTGTAATCATTCTTGAGGGAATCATGACGCTACACTACAAGAAGCTTCGTGACATGATGGACCTAAAGATATTTGTTGATACCGATGCCGACGTGAGACTTATACGTAACATCAGACGTGACGTGGTAGAGCGCGGAAGAACTGTGGAAATGGTGCTCGACCGTTATGAGAAGGTGTTGAAGCCCATGCACGAGCAGTTCATAGAGCCAACAAAAAAGTTTGCCGATCTCATCATCCCCTCAGGAGGAGAAAACAGGACCGGCATACATATCGTAAAAACCTATATCGAAGGTATCGTTACTGGGGTGTGA
- a CDS encoding HdeD family acid-resistance protein yields the protein MKILQSTFFRALAAIAVGILLVRYPDNTVTGIVITIGVIFLLSGIVSVLSYLNARRHVSDYVIYDAQGRQIAGQTPMFPIVGIGSMILGAILSIMPETFINALMYVIGAMLIIGAIGQYFAVISARRYGALSLFYWLSPTLILLAGVYLIVYPMSLLSTTMYLFGWLTLFYGLVEAVHSILFYSHKRRWEKEQEYKAKTFATEVPSETTITPQ from the coding sequence ATGAAAATACTACAAAGTACATTTTTCCGTGCCCTTGCAGCTATTGCTGTTGGCATATTATTAGTAAGATACCCCGACAACACTGTGACAGGCATTGTCATTACCATTGGTGTCATATTCCTTCTGTCGGGCATTGTCTCTGTACTCAGCTATCTTAACGCCCGTCGCCATGTCAGCGATTATGTAATCTATGACGCTCAAGGCCGCCAGATTGCTGGTCAAACTCCGATGTTTCCCATTGTTGGAATAGGCAGCATGATTTTAGGAGCCATACTCAGCATAATGCCAGAAACATTTATCAATGCTCTAATGTATGTCATCGGTGCCATGCTCATTATCGGCGCCATCGGTCAGTACTTTGCAGTCATCAGTGCCCGTCGTTACGGAGCATTATCGCTTTTCTATTGGCTTTCTCCAACGCTCATTCTTCTTGCAGGCGTATATCTCATTGTTTACCCAATGTCGCTGCTTAGCACCACAATGTACCTGTTTGGATGGTTAACGTTGTTCTATGGCTTAGTTGAAGCAGTTCACTCTATTCTGTTCTATAGCCATAAACGCCGTTGGGAGAAAGAGCAGGAATACAAGGCTAAGACCTTTGCCACAGAAGTGCCATCAGAAACAACAATCACACCCCAGTAA
- a CDS encoding histidine phosphatase family protein: MTILYLVRHGETKDNARNIMQGQTHGELNEEGIRQAHALSQQLEHESIDVFVASDLKRSIDTCRILAEPHNKQIVTTKLLRERDWGSFTGRYIPDLKNEVWPDDIESIDVLFNRARAFLKYITDNYPDKRVLAVGHGIVNKAIQAVYYGKRMQDVERMGNCEVRKLTLE, from the coding sequence ATGACGATTTTGTATTTAGTCCGTCATGGAGAAACGAAGGACAATGCACGCAATATAATGCAGGGACAAACACATGGCGAACTTAATGAAGAGGGGATCCGACAGGCTCATGCTCTGTCTCAGCAGCTGGAGCACGAATCTATAGATGTCTTCGTGGCAAGTGACCTGAAACGTTCCATAGATACCTGCCGCATTCTCGCAGAACCTCACAATAAGCAGATCGTTACTACCAAACTGCTACGTGAGCGCGACTGGGGCAGTTTCACTGGACGCTATATCCCTGACTTGAAAAATGAAGTGTGGCCCGATGATATTGAGTCGATTGACGTATTGTTTAATCGTGCGCGTGCGTTCCTTAAATATATAACTGACAACTATCCTGACAAACGGGTTCTGGCTGTTGGACATGGGATTGTGAACAAAGCCATACAAGCCGTGTACTATGGAAAGAGAATGCAAGATGTGGAAAGGATGGGTAATTGTGAGGTGAGAAAACTAACTTTAGAATAA
- the hutI gene encoding imidazolonepropionase: MKKTLIKNIGMLAVDNHGQHCLCGQDMSHIDIVKDAWLLVEDGRFKEWGSMDDDHLDDIVNGDNMREMETLSVDAEGGAVLPSFCDSHTHLVYADSREGEFVDKIRGLSYEEIARRGGGILNSADRLHEMSEEELFEQAMGRIDEITRKGTGAVEIKSGYGLNTSDELKMLRVIKRIKESTRIKVVATFLGAHAVGREYQGRQDEYVDLIINEMIPEVGKQHLAEFIDVFCDRGFFTPDETSRILEAGAKWGMRGKIHGQELADSGGVEVAVRHGALSVDHLESMTDNDISLLKTQTITIPTALPGTSFFLNMPFAPARKIIDAGLPLALASDYNPGSTPSGDMKFIVSLACIKMRLLPEEAINAATINSAAAMDISKDYGSIARGKVANFFITTKMKDLSFLPYSYTSPTIKRVFLRGEEY, translated from the coding sequence ATGAAAAAGACTCTCATCAAAAACATAGGAATGCTGGCTGTGGACAACCACGGTCAGCATTGTCTTTGCGGTCAAGACATGTCACACATTGACATTGTGAAAGACGCATGGCTCTTGGTGGAAGACGGACGCTTCAAAGAATGGGGTTCCATGGACGATGACCACCTAGATGACATAGTCAATGGTGACAACATGAGAGAGATGGAAACATTGTCAGTCGACGCTGAGGGAGGTGCCGTATTACCATCGTTCTGCGACTCTCACACTCATCTTGTATATGCCGACAGCCGCGAAGGCGAGTTTGTTGACAAGATTCGCGGACTGAGCTATGAAGAGATAGCACGCCGTGGAGGTGGTATTCTAAACTCTGCCGACCGTCTTCATGAGATGAGCGAAGAAGAACTCTTTGAGCAAGCGATGGGCAGAATAGACGAGATAACTCGTAAAGGTACTGGAGCAGTAGAGATAAAGAGCGGTTATGGTCTAAACACTTCCGACGAGCTGAAGATGCTGCGTGTCATAAAGCGCATAAAAGAGTCAACACGCATAAAGGTCGTAGCCACATTTCTTGGAGCTCATGCTGTTGGTCGTGAATACCAAGGAAGACAGGATGAATATGTGGACCTCATAATCAATGAGATGATTCCCGAAGTCGGCAAACAACATCTTGCAGAGTTCATTGATGTATTCTGCGACAGAGGCTTTTTCACGCCCGACGAGACGAGCCGAATACTTGAAGCCGGCGCCAAATGGGGCATGCGTGGAAAGATTCACGGACAGGAATTGGCTGACTCAGGTGGTGTAGAAGTTGCAGTAAGACATGGAGCATTGAGCGTTGACCATTTGGAGAGCATGACCGATAATGACATCTCTTTGCTTAAAACGCAAACGATAACCATACCGACAGCCCTTCCTGGCACATCGTTTTTCCTTAATATGCCATTTGCCCCTGCAAGAAAGATAATTGACGCAGGTCTTCCGCTTGCTCTTGCCAGCGACTACAACCCAGGCTCAACACCTTCTGGCGACATGAAGTTTATTGTGTCTTTAGCATGTATAAAGATGCGTCTGTTACCTGAAGAAGCTATCAACGCTGCAACAATAAATTCTGCTGCAGCCATGGACATAAGCAAAGACTATGGCTCAATAGCACGAGGAAAAGTGGCAAACTTCTTCATTACCACAAAGATGAAGGACCTAAGCTTCCTCCCCTACTCCTATACTTCACCTACTATCAAACGAGTATTCCTCCGTGGTGAGGAATACTAG
- a CDS encoding inositol-3-phosphate synthase, whose amino-acid sequence MKKTNVKPASGRLGIMIVGNGAVATTFMTGVLMARKGLAKPVGAMTQYDKIRVGKGADKKYMKYEDIVPIASLNDIVFGTWDVYPQNAYQAAMYAEVLKPKDIEPVREELEKIVPMKAAFDKNYAKRLDGDNVKRADDGAMPTRWQMVEMLREDIRTFKRNNNCDRIVVLWAASTEIYVPVFEPVHSTLAALETAMKADDREHVAPSMCYAYAALTEGAPFVMGAPNTTVDIPAMWELAEKTKMPIAGKDFKTGQTLVKSGFAPIIGTRCLGLDGWFSTNILGNRDGLVLDEPQNFRTKEVSKLSTLETILKPEDQPDLYTDYYHKVRINYYPPRNDNKESWDNIDIFGWMGYPMQIKINFLCRDSILAAPVCLDLCLLIDLAARAGRYGTQRFLSFFLKSPMHDYTVGEEAVNHLYRQHTMLKNAIREMGGYEADEEID is encoded by the coding sequence ATGAAAAAAACAAACGTCAAGCCAGCCTCTGGCCGACTTGGAATTATGATTGTCGGCAATGGTGCCGTAGCCACAACTTTCATGACTGGTGTTCTCATGGCTCGTAAAGGACTCGCAAAACCTGTTGGAGCGATGACACAATATGATAAGATTCGTGTAGGAAAAGGTGCTGACAAGAAATACATGAAGTACGAAGATATTGTGCCCATCGCCAGCCTTAACGATATAGTATTCGGCACATGGGACGTATATCCACAGAATGCCTATCAGGCAGCCATGTATGCTGAAGTTCTCAAGCCAAAGGATATTGAACCTGTACGCGAAGAGCTTGAGAAGATTGTACCAATGAAAGCTGCTTTCGACAAGAACTATGCAAAACGCCTTGATGGTGACAATGTCAAGAGAGCCGACGATGGGGCTATGCCTACCCGTTGGCAGATGGTAGAAATGCTACGCGAAGACATTCGAACCTTTAAGCGCAATAATAATTGTGACCGCATAGTTGTGCTATGGGCAGCCTCAACAGAGATATATGTACCTGTCTTTGAACCTGTACATAGCACATTGGCTGCACTTGAGACAGCAATGAAAGCTGACGACCGCGAACACGTTGCGCCATCAATGTGCTATGCCTACGCAGCACTTACAGAAGGGGCACCTTTCGTTATGGGAGCTCCCAATACCACCGTTGACATTCCGGCTATGTGGGAACTGGCAGAGAAGACAAAGATGCCTATTGCAGGAAAGGACTTCAAGACTGGCCAGACTCTTGTCAAGAGTGGTTTCGCACCAATCATAGGTACTCGCTGCCTTGGCCTTGACGGATGGTTCTCAACAAACATACTCGGTAACCGTGACGGTTTGGTACTTGACGAGCCACAGAACTTCCGCACGAAAGAGGTATCAAAGCTCTCTACACTTGAGACAATACTCAAGCCCGAAGACCAGCCAGACCTCTACACGGACTATTATCACAAGGTGCGTATAAACTACTATCCGCCTCGAAACGACAACAAAGAGTCATGGGACAATATCGACATCTTCGGATGGATGGGCTATCCCATGCAGATAAAGATTAACTTCCTCTGCCGCGACAGCATTCTTGCTGCTCCTGTATGTCTCGATCTCTGTCTACTCATTGACCTTGCTGCCCGTGCCGGTCGCTATGGCACACAGCGTTTCCTTAGTTTCTTCCTCAAGTCGCCTATGCACGACTATACCGTTGGTGAGGAAGCAGTAAACCACCTCTATCGTCAACATACTATGCTAAAGAATGCTATCCGCGAGATGGGCGGATATGAGGCTGACGAGGAAATTGATTAA
- a CDS encoding phosphatidylglycerophosphatase A translates to MKKKSIFAIVIATGFGAGYWPWGPGTAGAVVATALWFVLREVALLSEQCLTSLAVILCFTILGTWATSKVQPFWGDDPSKVVIDEMVGVWVPLLFATSWQEALVALVLFRFFDIVKPLGIRQLDRRKGAFWVMADDLLAGVYSAIVLCLIKWCVWGS, encoded by the coding sequence GTGAAGAAGAAATCAATCTTTGCCATTGTTATAGCTACAGGCTTTGGCGCAGGCTATTGGCCGTGGGGACCTGGCACTGCTGGTGCTGTGGTTGCCACAGCATTATGGTTCGTGCTGAGAGAAGTGGCACTTCTCTCAGAGCAATGTTTAACTTCTCTCGCAGTAATCTTATGCTTTACTATTTTGGGCACATGGGCAACTAGTAAGGTTCAGCCCTTTTGGGGCGATGATCCGAGTAAAGTTGTTATTGATGAGATGGTTGGCGTTTGGGTGCCGCTACTCTTTGCCACTTCATGGCAGGAGGCATTGGTGGCATTGGTTTTGTTTCGTTTCTTTGATATTGTGAAGCCGCTTGGGATACGCCAGCTCGATCGTAGGAAAGGCGCCTTCTGGGTCATGGCAGATGATCTGTTGGCTGGCGTCTATTCAGCAATAGTACTGTGTCTGATAAAATGGTGTGTATGGGGAAGCTGA
- a CDS encoding GtrA family protein produces MGKLKHELWLFSKAQLSALVATVIDFGMTVILAELVGVWYVWATAIGAISGGVVNCSVNFLWVFDNTDELRKRYMVLRYFFVWIGSIALNIVGTYILTEWSGQYFVLMKIVVAVCVGVLWNYQLQRRFVYK; encoded by the coding sequence ATGGGGAAGCTGAAGCATGAACTGTGGCTATTCAGTAAAGCACAGCTGTCAGCACTTGTCGCCACAGTTATAGACTTCGGCATGACGGTAATCCTTGCTGAACTGGTAGGTGTCTGGTATGTGTGGGCAACTGCTATTGGTGCTATCAGCGGGGGTGTTGTGAACTGTTCAGTAAATTTCCTTTGGGTGTTTGACAATACTGACGAGTTGCGTAAACGCTATATGGTGTTAAGATATTTCTTCGTATGGATAGGAAGTATAGCTCTTAACATTGTTGGCACATACATATTGACGGAATGGTCTGGACAGTATTTTGTTTTGATGAAAATTGTAGTAGCTGTTTGCGTAGGCGTGTTGTGGAACTATCAGTTGCAGCGCAGGTTTGTATATAAATGA